The DNA window GTCCGGCGGCTCTGGGCGGCGCACGACAGCCGGCTCGCGTTCTACGAGTCCGGGGTGCTGCCCGGCGGCTGCTTCTTCGCCAACGCGCACTTCGAGTTCAACGCCCGTCCCGGCGTGATCCGCGACCGTCTCGCCGCCGAGTTGCGCGACTGGATGGCGTTCCTGACCAGGACCGCCACCGACGCGCTCACCCTCGGCGAGGTGCGCGCCGGCGTGAGCCCGGACAGCCTGGCCTACCACACCGAATCCCTCGGGGTCTGCGCCGTGATGCAGGCGCCGGTGCTCGGGACCGGACCGACGTTCCGGCAGGCCCGCCAGGCGCTGCTGGACCACCTGCGCTCGATCACCACGAATCCCACGATCCTTCCGGAGCTGCCATGACCACCGTGACCGAACCCGCCGCCGCCCCCTCCGTGTCCTACGGCGCCACGGTGCACATCCCGGTCCACTTCGACGACCTCGACGCCATGGGCATGCTGCACAACTCGCGGTACGCGGTCCTGGTCGAGCGCGCCGTCTCCCTCTGGTGGGCCGAGCGCGGCGTCTCCTTCTCCGGCGGGCGCCCCACCACGCCGGACGCCTTCAACGTGGTCCGCGAATACGGCATCACCTTCCACCGCCCGGTCCTCGGCACCGGCGACATCACCATCCACTTCTGGCTCGACACGATCGGCACGACCAGCGCCGCATACGGCTTCCGGGTCATCTCCACGGACGCCACCACGGTCTTCGCCGAGGGCCGCCGCGTGAACGTGCGCCTGAACCCGGCCACGATGCGCCCCGAGCCCTGGACGGACCACGCTCGAGGCCTGGCCGCCACGATCCTCCGCCCCGAGGCCTGACCCCGGGCGGCGCGCTTCCCTCACCGACCGCGCCGCCCCACCCGCCTGACCCGTGGGCGGCGCGCTTCCCTTACCGGTCGTGCCGTCTCACCCGCCTGACCCGTGGGCGGCGCGCCTCCTCACCGGCCGTGCCGTCTCACCGCCCGACCCCGGGCGGCGCGCCTTCCCCCATCGGCCGCGCCGTCCCGCCCGGCGGCGCGCCAACCGCCAGTGGCGCGCCGCCTTTCCCGCGCCGCCCCCACGGTGGCCATTCCGCGCTGCTTCCTCGGCCGTGGCGTCGCCCTTCCCGGCCGTTTCTCGCGCCGCTCGCCCCGCACCGTTTCTCGCGCCGCTCGCCCCGCACGGTTTCTCGCGCCGCCCTCACGCGGCCTTCCCGCCAGCGGCGCGCCGCCCTCCCGCCACGCTCTTGGTGATTTGCGCACGCACGTCATCGACGACAGGACGTGCCGCTGATCGACTGAACTCGGCACACCGCCATATCGGCTACACCCGTAGGGGGTGTAGCTACATCAGCAGTGGGTGAGGCAGCAAACGGGATACCTTCCGCGAGCCCGATACCGAGCCGTCGCTGGATCGACTCTGCCGAATGTCGTGCATTTTTCGCGGAGGCGATCGCTCGTCATTGTTCCGATTTTTACATAGTCTGACACGGTATTCAGAGGCGGGGAAGGGTGAATTGTAGTTGCCACGCGCCCATTTCGGTGGCCTGGAATGCGGACTCCAGCCAGTGAGGCGGTGGGCCGGACTCCGCTGGACGCGCGCAACTCTCCCCTGTCGGCGGCGATTGTGGCGATCACCCGGTTCACTGCGCCGGGGGCGAGGCGGCGCGAGCTCTGCCGTCACGATTGCGCTCTCTCGGTTGCCGTCCTTGTCAGGGACGTGAGCTGCACTTGTCACGCCCTCGATGGCAGCACGCGAGGGCTTCGGTGCGAAGGGCTCACCCTCCTCCCGGTCACGTGACTCCGTGCTGGGCTGACTCGCGTCGCTGAGCGGCGTTTCGTGACCGATTCGCGGAGTCCCCGGCGACGGGCAGACGCGAGCCTCGGCATGCTCCTCCGCTTCTCGTAACTGGCGCAGGCGCCGCGCGTGGCGTTGCGCGAGGCCCCATGAGCGGTGTCGCTCGTGCTCGCGCCGGAACTCCTCGGCCGCCGGAGAATAATTGCGGCGCAGCGTCCGATCCCGAAGATGCCGGGTGGGAAACAAGGAAAGCTGAGCCATCCCCCAATAGTCCTCGCCTTGCTGTCACTCGACGAATTATCCGTCCAATCTTTCACATCGCGGAATGTTTGCCAATCAGCTTTGGTGATCCGCTGGACCGGCATCCCCAAATAGCCGCTGCTGAACTTGGCGGCGCAGTATTACGCCTTTCTGTCGTTGGTGAAGCGCGCATACCTGGCGTCCTGGCACATCGGAGAGTTTGGGGAACCGCCCACGGCTGAAATATCGGCGGCGGGCGTTTAGGCGCCGCGACGGCGTTGGATCGGTTGGGCGACGGACTCCCCGCGAGGGCTGGGCACCTCTGTGCCGTGCACTCGGCGTCACCGAACCGGACGAGCCGTTCCCTCATCTCAACCGGCGGTCGTGAGAAACATCGACGTCGGGAGCGTCCACGGCGCACCTGTCGTGTGCATCCCCGTTCTACTGTCGAATCCGATGATGCCGATGTCGCAGTCCGCGCTGCTGATCCGCGCTCGCGCCGTGCGTGTCCTGGCCTGTGCCGCGCTGGTGCTGATGGTCTCCGCCTGCTCGGCCGACCCCTTGCCGCAACCACCCGCACCGCCCGGGGCGATCGGAGTGGAGGACATCGCTCTGGACCCCATGACCCGCGAGGAGAACAGGCGCTTCTACAACGCGTACATCGACCTGGTCCCCTGGCTGCGGGAGAACTACGAGCCTCCGTGGGAACTCAGTACGTGGTACCGCTTGCCTCCGGACACCACGTGGGAGTCGATCGAGGAACACTACGAGGTGGCGCTCGGCCCCGACTGGACAGTTGACGACAGATATCAATATCCCCGTCACACCCTGGATGGGGCGACCGACTTGTCGGACCGTCACGCGCGGGTGTGGAGCAACGACGACCGGGCGGTGGCGATCATGGTGAACCCGGGCGACGCCGGCAGCGGCCCGATTCTCCACGTGCTGCTGCCGGAAGAGAAACGCCGGTAGGCCGCCTGCCGGCTTCGCGCGTCGCCGGTGGTGTCTCGGGTCAGTAGGCTCGGGTCAGTAGGCGAGGCCTCCCGGGTTGCCGAGCAGCGCTGCACCGTACCCTCCGAGCCACCCCTCCGCCGCGGCCGCGTGCTGGCTGAACGTGTGCATGTCGCGGAAGCGCCGCTGGATCGGTGAGGTGTCCCGCGCCGCCTGGCCGCCGCCCGCGCGGTAGCAGGTGTCCACGACGGACAATGCCGCGTCGGTGACCCAGGTCAGGGTTGCGGAGACGCGCGGGCCGATCGCGGCGAGGCCGGCCGGGTCGGTGGAGCAGAGCTCCCACAGCTCGCCGGCCGTCGTCGCGAGCAGGGCACGGGCGGCGCGCAGGGTGAGGTCGGCGCGGCCCAGCTGGACCTGGAAGAGCTGGGTGTCGGCCAGGCGGGTCTTCGCGTAGAGCCGCTGCTTGCCGCCGGCGGCCAGGGCCGTCGTGGCGTCCAGCGCGCCCTGGGCGATGCCTGTCGCGACGGCGCCGAGGTGCAGGACGAAGTGCATGAGCGGTGCCACGAACGCCGGGCCGGGGATCGACGGGACGCCGGCGAACAGGTCGAACGTGTGCTCGGCCGGCACGTGCACGCCGCTGATCTCGACGTCGTGCGAGCCGGTGCCGAGCAGGCCCAGCACCTGCCAGGTGTCGATGATCCGGGCCTGCGAGGCGGGGACCAGCGCGGAGCGGGTCTGCGGCGGCTCGCCGATCGGGGTGAGCAGGCAGTTCCCGAAGATCCAGTCGGCGTGGGTGCTGCCGCTGCCGAACGCCCAGCGGCCGTCGACCAGGTAGCCGTCCGGGGTGGGCGTGGCCGTGCCCTGCGGGCTGAAGCCACCGGCCACGATCACGTCGGGGCCGGACGAGTACATCTTGTCGAAGGTCTCCCGGTCCAGGCACGCGAGCAGCTGCGGCGTCTCGGAGCCGATCATCACGGTCCAGCCGACGGCGGGCTCGGCGGTGGCGAGCTGCTCCAGGACCGCCATGCCGGTGCGCAGGTCGGCCTCGTGACCACCGTGGGACCGGGGCACGAACATCCGGAAGAAGCCCGCCGCTTTCAGCTCGGCGACCAGATCGGCCGGCAGTTGCCGGGCGGAGTCCAGCTCGGCGGCCCGGGCCTGCAGGGACGGCGTCAGCTCGCGGGCGCGGCGTACCAGGTCGTGCATGTCTACCCCCATGAATCCGGCTGTTGAGGCGATCCAAGCCGATCAGGCGTCCCGTCCACCAGGGACAGTCGCCCCTCCGACTCAGGAAGTTATCCGGGACGGATCCGAGGCGTCGTCACCCTCGATGAGGATCTCGGGTCCTCCCTCAGGGGGATCGCCCCCACGCTTGAGCAGTCGCTCAAAACCCGCTACGGTACGACTTGAGCGAGTGCTCAAAACGGGGGGAGGTTGAGGGTGGAACGGGTACGGACACGGCCGGCGAATCTGATCCTGGCCGGGCTCATCGTGCTGTTCGGCGTGGTGTTCTTCGTGGTGGTCCAGCGGTCCGGGCGGGCCGACAGCGCGCTGCTGTTCGTCGTGCTGCCGACCGTACTGGCGGCCGGTCTCGCGCTGCAGCCGGGCCGGAGCACGCACGGCCGGGTCTTCCGGCTGACCACCATCGGCCTGCTGCTGGCGGCGGTGGCGGCGCACGAGGGCGCGATCTGCGTCGTGCTCGCCGCGCCGCTGGTCTACCTGCTCGCCCACGGCATCACCGCGCTGGTCCGGATGGGCGGCGGCTCCCGGAGGCTGACCGTGCTGCTCCCGCTGCCGCTGCTGCTCACCGGCGTCGAGGGCGTGCAGCCGGATTGGCGGGTTCATCCCGACCAGTCCGTGCAGGTCAGCCGCGAGGCACAGGTCGACCCGGCCGCGCTGCCCGCCCTGCTCGCCGCCGGGCCGCAGCCGCAGGACGCACGGCCGTTCGCGTTGCGGCTGCTCGGCGTGCCGACACCGGAGCACGTGCACGGCAGCGGCCTGACGCCCGGCGACGGCTGGATGTTCGGCTATCACGGCAGCTCGCACGGCCCCGGCGGGCAGATCGTCACCGAGGTCGTCGCCGCCGGGCCGAGCGAGATCACCTTCGCGGTCGTCGAGGACTCGTCGATCACCGGTCGCTGGGTCGGCATGCGCGACGCCACGCTGAGCTGGCAGCCCGGCGAGCACGGCGGCAGCGAGGTCACGCTCCGGATCGGCTACCGGCGCGGGCTCGACCCGTTCTGGTACTTCGGGCCGCTCCAGGACCGGTTCATGCACGCCGGCGCCGAGCACTTCCTGAACATGCTGAACCTGCCATGATCCTGGCCCGCTACCTGGTCCTGCTGATTCCCGTGGCGGCGGTGCTCGCCGCGGCCCGCTGCACGCCGCGACGGGTGGGCGCGGTGCTCGCGTTCCTCGCGTCGGCGACCGGCCTCGCCGTGCTGCACGAGGTCGCCGCCGCTGCCGGGTGGTGGACGTTCGCGCGGGTCGACGGCGCGTACCGGGGTTTCCCGGTCGATCTGTGGCTGGGCTGGGCGGCGCTCTGGGGGCCGGTTCCGGTGCTGCTGCGGCGGATCGTTGCGCTGCCGGTCGCGCTCGGCCTGCTCCTCTGGATCGACGCGGTCGCCATGCCGGCGCTCGAGCCACTCGTCGCGCTCGGTCCGCACTGGCTGCTCGGCGAAGCGTCAGGCCTGGTCACGGTCGCGCTCCCGGCCCAGCTGCTGGGCTGCTGGACCGACGATCGGCGACGGCTGATCCCGCGCGTACTGCTGCAGGTGGGGCTTTTCGCGGTGCTGCTGCTCTGGCTCATCCCGAGCGTCGCGTTCAGCCTCGGCGACGGCGGCTGGGAACACCTCCTGGGGCTCTCCGGGACAGAGTTGTTCCTGGTCGGGCAGGTGACCCTGGCCCTCGCGGCGCCGGCGCTCGCCGCGGTCCGGGAGTTCGCGGTGCGCGGCGGCGGGACACCGTTCCCGTGGGATCCGCCGCAACGGCTTGTCACGAGCGGCGTCTACGCGTACCTCGCCAACCCGATGCAGGTCAGCGGTGTGCTCCTGCTCCTCTGGCTGGCGGTGGTCACCCGCAGCGTCGCTCTCGCCGCCGCCGCGCTGAGCGCGACGGCGTTCGCGGCGGGCTTGGCGGCGGCTTCCGAGCGGCAGGACCTGCAATTGAGGTACGGGGACAGGTGGCGCGTCTATCGACGTGAGGTGCACGACTGGTGGCCCCGGACCCGTCCCGCCCCCAGCGCGGTGCCGGCCCGGCTCTGGCTCGACGACGACTGCGGACCCTGCGCGGGCGTCCGTGACCTGCTGCTCCGGCAGTCACCGGCGGGCCTGACCATCGAACCGGCCGGGCCGGACCTGTGGCGGGCGCGCTACGAAGCCGACGACGGGCACGTCGCCTCGGGTGTGGGAGCGGTCGCCCGCGGGATGGAACACTGTGGCCTGCTCTACGCGTACCCAAGCTGGTTTTTGCTGCTCCCCGGCCTGGACCGCCTCGCGCAGCTGGTGGTGGACGCCCTGATCGCGCCGCCCCATCGGGCGGTGGGGAAGAATGGCGCGCGATGAGCGACACGAAACAACGCCTGCTCGACGGCGCGCTGACCGCGCTGCGTGACCACGGGGTGGCCGGGGCGTCGGCCCGCACGATCGCGGCGGCGGCCGGGGTGAACCAGGCGCTCGTCTTCTACCACTACGGATCCGTCGACGAGCTGCTCGGCGCCGCCTGCGAGCAGGCCACCCGGCAGCGCGTGGGGGCGTTCGCGGACCGGTTCGCGGCCGTCGGCTCACTGCGCGAACTGCTCCAGGTCGGCCGCGAGTTGCACGCCGCTGAGCTGGCACAGGGCAACGTGTCGGTGCTCGCGCAGCTGCTTGCCGCGGCGCAGACCGGTGACCGGCTGGCCGGGCCGACCGGTGCCGCGCTGCAGCTCTGGACCGACGAGATCGAGGCGGTGCTGACCAGGCTGCTGGCGGGGTCGCCGGTCGCTGAGGTCGCCGACATCCCCGGTCTGGCGCGTGCGGTGGCGGCGGCGTTCGTCGGGATCGAGCTCTATGAGGGCATCGATCGGGACGGGGCGCAGCGGGCGTTCGAGGCGCTGGACCAGCTCGCGGTGCTGGTCGAGGTGGTGGACGAGCTGGGTCCGCTGGCGCGCCGGGCGCTGAAGTCCCGGATCAGACGGGCCCTCTGAGCCGGCTCGCCTCGTCGATTCCACGATCCGCGACGGGCTCGCCGCCGGTGCCGGCTTAGGGATCGCGTGCGGTCAGGACATCAGGGTCAGCAGTTTCTCGACGGTGTTCCAGTTGCGGATCGTGGAGGGCGGCGGGTTCTTGACCTTCGTGAGCGCCTTGATCAGCGGGCTGTCGCGCATCCCGTCGGGGCACCAGAGATAGGTCTCGGCGCCATCGACCACGCATTGGTCCGCGCTGTCGACCTCGGGGATCGCCCCCGAACCCTCCACACCAGCAAAAGACACGAAATAACGTGAGCCGTCCGTCGCGACCGACTTGAGCGGATTCAACGCGACGATCCGGGCCAACTCATCCTGACTGCGCAGGATCACACCGACCGGGAAACCGAACCGCTCCTCGATCAATCGCTCCAGCGCCGGTCCCAGCTCAGCCGCGGACTGATCTGTGTCCAGCACCGCGTTGCCACTCTGGAGCAGGGTGGCGACGTTCGCATATCCGGCCCCGGTGAGCAGCTCGCGCAGGTCCGCCATCGCGATCCGGCGGTTGCGGCCCACGTTGATGCCGCGCAGCAGCACTGCGTATCGAGTCATGCCCCCATTCAACCGCGCATGTCCGGGCGCCACATGTCCGGGCGGCCCGGCGTGGCGTCCGCACACATATGGTGATCGGCCTATCCGCTCGTAGGGTGACGCCATGGTGGTCAACCTCGATCTCGACGGCCGGGTCGCCCTGGTCACCGGAGCGGGCAGCGGCATCGGGCGGGCCTGCGCGGTCCGGCTGGCCGAGGCCGGCGCGACAGTGCTGGTGGCGGACGTGGACGACGTCGCCGCCACGGAGGTCGCGGCGGCCGTCGGCGGGCGACCGGTGGTCGCGGACCTGTCCCGGCCGGACGCCGCCGACGGCGTGCGCGGCGACGTGGACGTGCTGGTCAACAACGCGGGCCTGCAGCACGTGT is part of the Actinoplanes missouriensis 431 genome and encodes:
- a CDS encoding TetR/AcrR family transcriptional regulator, which translates into the protein MTQDGRLVRGERTRAAVLDQALLLATVNGLDGLSLSQVADALGVSKSGLFAHWRSKEALQLAVIDHARAQWTDLVVAPARDQPAGVRRLWAAHDSRLAFYESGVLPGGCFFANAHFEFNARPGVIRDRLAAELRDWMAFLTRTATDALTLGEVRAGVSPDSLAYHTESLGVCAVMQAPVLGTGPTFRQARQALLDHLRSITTNPTILPELP
- a CDS encoding acyl-CoA thioesterase; translation: MTTVTEPAAAPSVSYGATVHIPVHFDDLDAMGMLHNSRYAVLVERAVSLWWAERGVSFSGGRPTTPDAFNVVREYGITFHRPVLGTGDITIHFWLDTIGTTSAAYGFRVISTDATTVFAEGRRVNVRLNPATMRPEPWTDHARGLAATILRPEA
- a CDS encoding sulfotransferase is translated as MGNRPRLKYRRRAFRRRDGVGSVGRRTPREGWAPLCRALGVTEPDEPFPHLNRRS
- a CDS encoding acyl-CoA dehydrogenase family protein; translated protein: MHDLVRRARELTPSLQARAAELDSARQLPADLVAELKAAGFFRMFVPRSHGGHEADLRTGMAVLEQLATAEPAVGWTVMIGSETPQLLACLDRETFDKMYSSGPDVIVAGGFSPQGTATPTPDGYLVDGRWAFGSGSTHADWIFGNCLLTPIGEPPQTRSALVPASQARIIDTWQVLGLLGTGSHDVEISGVHVPAEHTFDLFAGVPSIPGPAFVAPLMHFVLHLGAVATGIAQGALDATTALAAGGKQRLYAKTRLADTQLFQVQLGRADLTLRAARALLATTAGELWELCSTDPAGLAAIGPRVSATLTWVTDAALSVVDTCYRAGGGQAARDTSPIQRRFRDMHTFSQHAAAAEGWLGGYGAALLGNPGGLAY
- a CDS encoding TetR family transcriptional regulator, translated to MAGASARTIAAAAGVNQALVFYHYGSVDELLGAACEQATRQRVGAFADRFAAVGSLRELLQVGRELHAAELAQGNVSVLAQLLAAAQTGDRLAGPTGAALQLWTDEIEAVLTRLLAGSPVAEVADIPGLARAVAAAFVGIELYEGIDRDGAQRAFEALDQLAVLVEVVDELGPLARRALKSRIRRAL
- a CDS encoding DUF1697 domain-containing protein gives rise to the protein MTRYAVLLRGINVGRNRRIAMADLRELLTGAGYANVATLLQSGNAVLDTDQSAAELGPALERLIEERFGFPVGVILRSQDELARIVALNPLKSVATDGSRYFVSFAGVEGSGAIPEVDSADQCVVDGAETYLWCPDGMRDSPLIKALTKVKNPPPSTIRNWNTVEKLLTLMS